Below is a window of Coriobacterium glomerans PW2 DNA.
GCCGATGCACAGCATGAGGTCCTGCACCGGCGCGTCGGCGCGCGTGAGGTAGTGGAAGTCGTTGGTGGCGATGACCTTGACGCCGACCCGGGCGGCGATCTCGATGAGCTGGTGGCTGAGCTGCTCATCGGTCATGCCGGCATCGGTCGTGATGCCGTGCTCCTGGATCTCGATGTAGAAGCTTCCCGGCTCGAACAGGTCGCGAAACGTCTCGGCCCAGATGATCGCCTGCTCGGTGTTGCCCTCATCGATGCAGCGCGGGATGACGCCGGCCAGACACGCCGAGGAGCCGATGATGCCCTCGCGGTGACGGCGCAGGTTGTCCAAGGTCACGCGAGGCTTGTAGTAGAAGCCCGAGACGGCCGCCTCCGAGACGAGCTGCATGAGGTTCACGTAGCCCACCTCGTTGCGCGCCAGCAGGATCAGGTGGTAGAGCTCGGGCTTGTGATCGCGGGCGAGCGTCTCATCCGGGGTGAAGTACACCTCGCAGCCGAAGATCGGCTTGATGAGAGGACGGGGGCGCACGCTCTCCAGGCTGCCGTGCTCGCGCCAGGCCTGCATGTCGCGCAGATGCTGGGCATGGCCGCGCGGATCGCTTCGGGCATCGGGATCCTCCAGCTCGTCCCCGCGTCCCTTCGCGAGAAACGCCGCGTCGTGACTCCAGACGCGGTACTCGGGCATGTCATGGTTCACCTTGTTGCAGGCGAGCGCGAGCTGAGGGATGCCGTACATGTAGCCGTGGTCGGTGAGCGCGACGGCGGGCATGCCCAGCTCGACGGCGCGCTCGACCATGTCCTCGATGCGCGTGGCGCCATCGAGCATGGAGTATTCAGAGTGGTTATGCAGATGGACGAACGCCACGGCAGCTCTCCTATCGGGATCCGGTGTAAAGATTCAGCGCTGACCTGCGAATCTATTGGAACCCGATGCAACGGGGGGCGCAGGCGCGGGGTCTCATACGATCATAGCGCACCGCGCGATTCGCCTCCCCGGCGCACGGCGCGGTCCGCATGAGGACCACATGAGCGCGGCGCGCCGGGCCGGAGCGAGCGCGCGGGGCGAAGAAACCCGGGTTCGAGAAAGTCCCGACGTGGCCGGGAGACCTTGCACGGACAGAGCGGAGCGCCCGCGCGAGCCTACGTCACAGCTCGAGCTCCTGCAAGCGCAGGATGGCCAGAATGTAGATCTTGAGCGCTCGACGCAGGGACCGCTCGCTGGCGCCCTCGTCTGGACCGTGCATGGAGCCGATCCACTCCGGGGCGACGAGATCCTCTTCTTCCGGTCCGAACGAGACAGCACGGGCGAACTTGCGCGCATAGGTGCCCCCGCCCATGGAGAACGGCTCGGCGCGCGTGCCGGTGACGTCGCCGTACACGTCGATGAGGGCGCGCACCGCCGGATCGTCCGCATCCACCGAGAAGGGCGGTTTCGACGAGGCGACGCGAAACTCGGCACCGAAGTCGGCCGCGAGCGCTGAGAGCCGCTCTGTGATGGCCGCTGCGCTCGTGCTGTCGGGGTAGCGAATATCGATAGACTGGACGATGCGGCCGTCGCGCACCTCGATGGTGCCGCCGTTCAGCGTGAGGGCGCCGAATGCCTCGTTCTCGCTGGCGATGCCCAGCTGCGTCCCGGAGGTGTCGGCCAGCACCTTCGAGAGCAGCTCGAGGAAGCGCGCCTCCTCCCCGTCGACGACATGGCTCGCGCGAAGATAGCCCACGATGATGCCGATCGCGTTCATGGTGCCCTCCGGAAGCGAGGCGTGACCGCCGATTCCCCTCGCCACGATGCGAGAGACACCCTGCCGCACCGGCTCGATGCCGATGCGGTCGGCGTGCTCTCTCGGCGCGGGCAGCTTCTCGGCGTCGACCGCCAGCTCGATGATCGACTCGCCGGGGATCGCGTTTCCGGCCGCGGCGCCGCTCCAGAACAGGATGCGGCCCGAGGAGATCGGAGCGCTTTTGAACTCGGCGTTGTAGTTGCCCTTCTCGGCGTTGCACACCGGAAACGCCGCATCTGGCGTGAACAGGAACGCGGGGTTCTCGTGAGAGTCGAGATAGTGGTCGACATCGCGCATACCGGCCTCCTCGTCGCAGCCGAGCAGCGCGCGAAATCCATAGCGGGGCGCGCCGCCCTGTCGCCTGAGGAAGGCTCCGGCGTACAGCGACAGCACCGCCGGGCCCTTGTCGTCGAGGGCGCCGCGCCCGAGCAACCAGCCGTCCCGGCGCTCCAGAGCGAATGGATCGGTGCGCCAGCCCGGGCCGGCCGGTACCACATCGATGTGGGCTATCGTGGCGATGTGCGCGGAGCGCTGGCCGGCGATGTCGGCGATGCCGATGTAGCCGTCATCATCGGAGGTCTCGTATCCGAGCCGCCGCGCGATGCGCAGCGCGGCGTCCAGGGCTTCGCGCACCGGGCGGCCGAAGGGCGCTCCCTGCTCGGCTGCGGAGACGTCGCTCACGGAAGGATGTGCCACCAACTGCCCGATATCCGCGATCGCATCCTCCCAGATCTCCTTTACGTAGGCATCTACCTGTGCCTCGAGCTTGTGATCGATCATGAGCTCCTCCTCATCTTGATGATTGCCTCCTCGAGTCCCCAAAGAATCGCATCGGCACCCGAGCGCTCGAGTTCTCCGGGCTCCGCAGTGCCGGTGTACACACCGATCGCGGGGACGTCCAGCTCGTGGGCGCCCTCGATATCATGGAAGCGATCGCCTACCATGACGGCGTCTGCCGGGCGCGCGCCGCACATCTCGAGGGCGGCGGCGATCGATGCCGCCTTCGTGCGCCGATAGGGCTCCAGGTGCCCCGCGACGGCTGCGAAGCTGTCGCGCAGACCGATCTGAACGAGCAGCCGCTCGGCGACGTCCTCGCGTCTGGACGTGGCGACGGCCAGCGTGCGCCCCTGCCGCCCGAGCATATCCACAAGCTCGATCGCGTGCGGCATCGGCGGGCATGCGCTCGGATCCAACTGGGCGTACAGCTCGCGATAGCGCGCACAGGCCCGCTGGGAGCCCGCGCTCGTCAGGCCGAACAGATCGTGGAACCCCTCCTCGAGCGGCGGACCGATCATGCTGTTGAGCCGCGCCTCATCGATCTCGTCGGCGGGCATCCCCATCTCTTCGAGCACGTGGCGCGCTGTGCGCTTGATGGAGTCGGCCGTGTCGGCGAGCGTGCCGTCGAAATCGAAGACAACGACCGGCCGCAAGAACAGATCCGTCGCATCCACATCTTCCATGTGCCAACCTCCTCGCCCGCCGTGTCCGCTTCTCGCACTCCGGTTATGATACGCGAAGCCAAGGCGGATCGGAAGCGCGATCGCGACGCGTCGGGACACCATGATCAGCGCGCGAGAGGGCGAACTCAAAACCGCCCTTCTCCGCACCGGAATCCCGCCCCCATCCTGAAGCGCGCCATGAAAAACCCCTGGCCCCCGGAATGCGGGGGACAGGGGTTCCAAGCAAGCGAGATGCGATGCGCGCTACTCCTCGTTCGAGCCATCCTGAGACGCCTGCGCCTCGGGAGCCTGCGCCGCCGGCGCGGAATCGGCTGCATCCTCGGAGTCTGCGGCCTGCTCGTCCGTCTCCTTCGCGACGGGCTTGGCCGGCGCGTCATGGGACTCCATCGGTGCGACCTCGATCTCGATCCCGAGCGTCTCGGCGGCCGCCTTCATCGACAGCGAGATGCGGCGGCGATCCAGATCGATCTCCATAACCTTGACCTGCACCGCTTCATTGGTGTGAATGACCTGCGAGGGCTGATCCACGTGCTTGTTGGCCATCTCGGAGATGTGCACGAGGCCCTCGATCCCCTCGCCCAGGTCCACGAAGGCGCCGAACGGCACGAGCTTGGTAACCCTGCCCTCGACGATAGCGCCCACCGGGTACTTCTTGACGAGCGCGCGCCACGGATCCTCGGTGGTCTGCTTGAGGCCCAACGAGATGCGCTCGCGGTTGAGATCGACATCCAAGACCTCGACCTCGACCTCCTGGCCGACCTTGACGACCTCGGAGGGATGGTTGACGTGATTCCAGGAGAGCTCGGAGATATGGATGAGCCCGTCGATGCCGCCGAGATCGACGAAGGCGCCGAAGTCCACGATCGAAGAGACGGTGCCGGTGAGGCGCATGCCGCTCTTGAGCTTGGAGAGGATCTCGGAGCGCTCGGCCTTGCGGGACTCCTCGAGCACGACGCGGCGGGACAGCACGACGTTGTTGCGATTGCGATCCATCTCGATGACGCGAGCCTCGATGGAGGTGCCCATGTAGGAGGTGAGATCCTTCACGCGACGCAGATCGACCAGTGAGGCGGGCAGAAAGCCGCGCAGGCCGATGTCCAGAATCAGACCGCCCTTGACGACCTCGATGACCTCGCCCTCGACGTTCTCGCCGGTGTTGAACTTCTCCTCGATGCGGTTCCAGGCGCGCTCGTACTCGGCACGCTTCTTGGAGAGCACCAGACGGCCGTCCTTGTCCTCCTTCTGAAGGACCAGCGCCTCGATCGGATCGCCCACAGAGACCAGCTCAGAGGGATCGGCGTCTTTTCTGATGGACAGCTCTCGCACCGGGATGACGCCCTCGGATTTGAAGCCGATATCCACGAGAACCTCGTCATGCTCGATCTTGACGACTGTACCGCTGACAAGGTCGCCCTCATCGAAATCGGTGATCGTGCCATCGATAAGACTGTTCATCTCCTCTTCGTTGACATCGTCAAGGGAGAAAATGGACGAGTTCTGAATCTCACTCAAGGGTGGACCCCTTTCGAACATCGGGGCCCCGATAGCTAGGACCTGCAGCTGGGCGTCGAGGATACGCTACTCGGGCGCGCACTGTTCGGAACACTCGGGGGCCAACAGATACGTGATGTGAACCTTGTGCGTTCACGGGATAATAGATTACGTTGAAACGCTCGGATTTTCAAGGTCAAGGTGTGTTTTTTTACCCATTCCCATGGTTTTCGGGCGTGTTTTCCCACGCGATGGCGGTGGGCGGTCCCGCTTGAGGGGTGAACGGCGCAGACAGGCGCGCAGGCGACAGCACTTGCGCGTTCGTCTGAAGGAGACCGGGCACCTCTGCGGCACCCGACTCGCTCGGAGCCGTTTATGAGGAATTGCTTAACCCGCTTGCGCTCGCGATGCCAAGGAACAATCATGCAACCGAGATGATGCAACCGGAACGCGCTGATCGGCTCCGCTCCTTCCGAGAGGCGTTGCGCCGGACGGAGACGGATATGGATATGAACTGATCGTCGCGGGCGCGAGATCGCCTGCGCTGGGTACAAAAGTCGTCTGGAGACGCCGGAAGGAGGGGCTCTAT
It encodes the following:
- the rpsA gene encoding 30S ribosomal protein S1, giving the protein MSEIQNSSIFSLDDVNEEEMNSLIDGTITDFDEGDLVSGTVVKIEHDEVLVDIGFKSEGVIPVRELSIRKDADPSELVSVGDPIEALVLQKEDKDGRLVLSKKRAEYERAWNRIEEKFNTGENVEGEVIEVVKGGLILDIGLRGFLPASLVDLRRVKDLTSYMGTSIEARVIEMDRNRNNVVLSRRVVLEESRKAERSEILSKLKSGMRLTGTVSSIVDFGAFVDLGGIDGLIHISELSWNHVNHPSEVVKVGQEVEVEVLDVDLNRERISLGLKQTTEDPWRALVKKYPVGAIVEGRVTKLVPFGAFVDLGEGIEGLVHISEMANKHVDQPSQVIHTNEAVQVKVMEIDLDRRRISLSMKAAAETLGIEIEVAPMESHDAPAKPVAKETDEQAADSEDAADSAPAAQAPEAQASQDGSNEE
- a CDS encoding Sapep family Mn(2+)-dependent dipeptidase, encoding MIDHKLEAQVDAYVKEIWEDAIADIGQLVAHPSVSDVSAAEQGAPFGRPVREALDAALRIARRLGYETSDDDGYIGIADIAGQRSAHIATIAHIDVVPAGPGWRTDPFALERRDGWLLGRGALDDKGPAVLSLYAGAFLRRQGGAPRYGFRALLGCDEEAGMRDVDHYLDSHENPAFLFTPDAAFPVCNAEKGNYNAEFKSAPISSGRILFWSGAAAGNAIPGESIIELAVDAEKLPAPREHADRIGIEPVRQGVSRIVARGIGGHASLPEGTMNAIGIIVGYLRASHVVDGEEARFLELLSKVLADTSGTQLGIASENEAFGALTLNGGTIEVRDGRIVQSIDIRYPDSTSAAAITERLSALAADFGAEFRVASSKPPFSVDADDPAVRALIDVYGDVTGTRAEPFSMGGGTYARKFARAVSFGPEEEDLVAPEWIGSMHGPDEGASERSLRRALKIYILAILRLQELEL
- a CDS encoding HAD family hydrolase produces the protein MEDVDATDLFLRPVVVFDFDGTLADTADSIKRTARHVLEEMGMPADEIDEARLNSMIGPPLEEGFHDLFGLTSAGSQRACARYRELYAQLDPSACPPMPHAIELVDMLGRQGRTLAVATSRREDVAERLLVQIGLRDSFAAVAGHLEPYRRTKAASIAAALEMCGARPADAVMVGDRFHDIEGAHELDVPAIGVYTGTAEPGELERSGADAILWGLEEAIIKMRRSS